The window AATGACAATCGACGAACTCGCACTCGACGAACTTGCATCCTCCAAAGCTGGTGCCGCGAAATGTGCAGTTCGTGAATTTTACGTTGACGAACAGCGCGCAATTAAACAGGCCCCAGTACCAGCTGCAGTGCTCTATTGTGCAGCCGATAAACACGGAATCAACAGAACCGCCCTCGGTATCCATTGCGTTAAATTCGCAGTGCCGATAAATATGATCGATCCACCCGGCCGGTTTTCGCAAGGATGCTGCAAATCGTTCGCCCTCAAATAACACGTAATGCGCTACAAATTAATCGGTTATGCTGCATGTTGATTACACGCCCCCTCGGAAACGCCTTGAATTTACCCAATTGCCCCCCTGCTGCCCCCGTTCCTTTATGAACAATTGACTCCGTTCGCCATTCGCCTGCGTGGCGTTGCCATTTTCGTGGCACTCCCGTTACTGGGCATGATTATCATGCAGGGCTCGGTTCTTTATACGAACGACGTGTGGTTTGCGAAATCGGTCAATATATTCGAGCCAATCTTTAGCACATTACCGACGATTGTCGTGAAGGCCATCAGCGGTTTTGCGCTTGCACTTCAGTGTGCACGGGCATCGAAATCGCGCATCGTCTTGCTCGGCATTGCGGTGGGGATCTTCTGGTCGCTCTGTGGACTAGTTATAGGCAACTTCATGTTTATCTACTTCAAGTTCGAGCAGTCTGGGGCGACACCTTATGAGCAATTTTCCCGGTTATTGCCGCTTGCTATGTTTTTAGTGCCTCTGGCTATAGCAGAATGTGCGCTGGTCCGGCTCTACGGTAAACGGCGGGCCGCAGCCGAGGTAAACACGTGATGAGGCATCGGTGCTGACGACTGCCGCATTCAATCTATGGCAAAACCCACGGAGTTTTATTTCTTCGCCCTAAGCACGGTAAACGCACAGTTCTTCGTCATGGGTGCAGTGAACAAATTCATGCTTGATTGCATTCTTCATCAGGCATGAAGTCAGCTTGTCGCACCAGAGCGCAACGGCGTCCAGCTGCATACCGTAGCCATCGCCGTCGACATGATAAGGTTCTTCTGGCGACAAATTGCCGACGAAGGCGATCTCGAAGAAGGTTGGATACCCATCCAGCCTGATCGCCCACTCGCCTACCGAGTTAGGCAGGCCGGATGCCGTAAGCAAACTGCTAAGTGCATCCATGCTGCCGGTAAAAAAAATCTCTCCGATGACATAGGAGTACGGCGTCGTCATGATGTTCTGCAGAAATTTGATATCGAGCCAATCAGCCGCCATCTTTCCCAAAGGCGAAAAAAAACCCGGCAGCGCGAGCGACCGGGTTTTTATCTGCCTGAACAGCGATTACTTCACCGCAGGGGCAGCCGGCGCATCGGCTGCGGCGACTTCAGTCTTGACCGTGACCTTGGCCTTGGCTTTTTGCTTGAGCGCATCGATGTAATTATGCATCTCAGCCTGGCCAATACGCTGGGCAATGTCTTGCTGCTCCGCTGCGCGGCGCGCCACGTCCGGCTTGGCTGCTTGCGCGACCTTGCCGATGCGATAGACGCCGTAGCCGATACCCGGCAGGTCCACGCCAACATAAGCTGGCAGCTTGCTCGCATCGGCCTTGAGTACGGCTTGCAGCGCGGTCGGGTTAATGCCCGTCGGCGCGGCACGGCTCACTACCTTGGCTTCGCTGAAACCGGCGGCGTCGCCGCTGGCCTTGGCGGCAGCGATCTTCGCTTCGCCGGCTTTCTTGGCCAGGTTGGCCGCTTCCTGCTCAGCCACGCGGGCACGGATGACGGTGTCGACTTCCGCCAGCGGACGCTTGGTCGCCGGCTTATAGTCCAGTACCCGGGCAGCGATCAGCGTGCTTGGCGTGGCCTGGATGGCATCGGTATTGTGTTTGTTCTTGAGCACGCTATCCGAGAACACCGCGTTCAGGAACTTGGCGTTATTGAACGGTGCATTTCCAAGGGCCGGATTCGGCGTGCGCGACAGATTGTCGATGGTTTCAATCTTCAGCTTGAGCTTGTCCGCGGCCGGTTTCAGGCTATCGGACTGGTCGTACACGGTTTCGCTGAAGACCTGCGCCAGTTCCGAATACTTCTTCGACATCTTCGGCTTCTTGACTTCGGCAACGATGGCATCCTTGACTTCGTCGAACGGCTTGACGACTTCGGGAACCAGCTTGGTCACGGTCAGGATGTGGTAACCGGATTCCGATTCCACCACGTCGCTGATTTCACCCTGTTTGAGCTTGAAGACGGCCGGTTCCAGCGCGGCGCTGAGGAACTCGCCCTTCTTCGCCTGGCCCAAATCGCCGCCCTGCTCGGCCGTCGCCACGTCTTGCGACCTGGCTTTGGCAACCTCGGCAAAACTCTCGGGCGCCTTGCGCAGCTCGGCCAGCACGGCCTCGGCCTTGGCTTTGGCGGCAGCCTTGTCGGCAGCGCTCGCGCCTTTGGCGACGGTGAACATGATGTGGCTGTATTGGCGATCTTCCGGCGTGGTGTAGCGCTTCAGGTTGCTCTTGTAGAACTCGCTCACTTCGGCATCGGTCACGCTGACCAGGCCCTCGACCGCGGCGGCGTCGAACATGATGTATTCGATCTTGACCTTTTCCGGAATCTGGAACAGGGCGGCATTCTTGTCGTAGAAGGCCTTGACCATGTCGTCGGTGACCTTGACCTGGGCTTGCTGATCCTTGGCCGGGAACAGCATTTCCTGCACTTCGCGTTCCTGGTCGAACATGTCGGACAGGCGCGAGGCGATGGCGCGCGGAACGAATGCCGTTTCCTGCACGGTGCCGGTCAGCTGCTGCAGCGCGAAACTGCGGCGCAGGCTATCTTCGTACTGGGGCGCCGTCATGCGCGCGTTGTTCAGCGCGGCCTTGTACACTTCCACGTCAAACTTGCCGCTCGTATGGAAATTCTCATCCTGCTGGATCGTGTTGACCAGCACATCGTCGCCCACCGTCAGGTGGCTGCGCTCGATTTCGGTTTCCACGGCGCGCTGCGCGACCAGGTTATTAAGGATCTCACGCTTGAATTCAGGCGTATCGAAGCGCTTCTGGTCGAACTGCGCACCCATCATGGCGCGATAGCGGTCGATCTGCTTGCGCTGGGCATCTTCCCATTCGGGCTGCGTGATCTTCTTGCCGTTCACATTCGCCACTTCAATGGTACTGTCGGTGTTTTCGTTGGTGGCCATTCCACCGACGACCAGGAACGAGGCTGCCAGCAATACGAGCATGACCTGGATCCAGCGCTTGTGATTACGAATAAATTCAAACATGGTTTGCCAATTCGAGATAAATAAAATTGCGATTGAATGCGATTGAGACGCACATATAAAAAAAGGCGAACTTTCGTTCGCCTCTTCTTTTTTTTGACAGGACTGCCAGGACCCGGCCGCCTTGTGCGAACCATGGAATCCCGTGCGGGCGACTCCTGAACCCCGGCGCACTCCCCGTTCGGGAACTGCACCATCGTACTGCTATATGCTGGCGGAGCGGACGGGACTCGAACCCGCGACCCCCGACGTGACAGGCCGGTATTCTAACCAACTGAACTACCACTCCTAAATCGTTTCTTCTTTTTCATTGGCGGAGCGGACGGGACTCGAACCCGCGACCTCCGACGTGACAGGCCGGCATTCTAACCAACTGAACTACCACTCCTCAAATCAACTTCGTATTCTTTATTGGCGGAGCGGACGGGACTCGAACCCGCGACCTCCGACGTGACAGGCCGGCATTCTAACCAACTGAACTACCACTCCGTAAAAAATACTGGTACTGCATGCCAGGCTCTGGTGGGGGCTGAGAGGCTCGAACTCCCGACCCGCGCCTTGTAAGGGCGCTGCTCTACCAACTGAGCTAAACCCCCGTAAGCACACTTGTGTCACCAAGTGCTTCTGACATTTTCCGGTGATTGTCACCTCACCGAAGGACATTAGTTTACTGCATCTTTAAGCGCTTTACCAGCTTTAAATTTAGGAACTTTCGCCGCCGCGATCTTGATCGCTTCCTTGGTGCGTGGATTGCGTCCGGTACGCGCGGCGCGCTCGCCCACCGAGAAGGTGCCGAAGCCGACCAGGGTCACGCTGTCGTTCTTCTGCAGGCTGGCGGTGACGGCATCGATCATCGCGTCGAGCGCGCGCGTGGCCGAGGCCTTGGTGATGTCCGCCGACTTCGCGATTTCTTCGATCAATTCTGTTTTGTTCACTTGTGCCCCGTTACATAAGATGTGCGGCGAAAAGAAATCCGCAGCGCGTATTAAACAAGCCGTCCATCTGCCTGTCAAGCCAAATACAAATCCAAGCGCCCGGCCAAAAAAGAAACAAGCGTCCGAAGACGCTTGCTTGGGTACCGCGCTACCGCCGGTTTAGTGCTTGACGATGTCCGTTTGCGGAGCCGCGCCATCGACCTGGGTGGTCGCTGCCACGGCGGCAACGGCCGGCACTTCCACCACTGCCGTCGGCATGCGTTCCAGCGCGATTTCGAGCACCTTGTCGATCCAGCGCACCGGAACGATTTCGAGCTTGTTCTTCACGTTGTCCGGAATGTCGGCCAGGTCCTTGACGTTCTGCTCCGGAATGAGCACCGTCTTGATGCCGCCGCGATGCGCCGCCAGCAGCTTCTCTTTCAGGCCGCCGATCGGCAGCACTTCGCCGCGCAGGGTGATCTCGCCCGTCATCGCCACGTCGGCCCGTACCGGAATGCCGGTAAATACCGACACCAGCGCGGTGGTCATCGCGATACCGGCCGATGGACCATCTTTCGGGGTCGCCCCTTCCGGCACATGAATGTGAATGTCGGCTTTTTCGAACACGTCATTCCTGATGCCGAGGCGGTTGGCGCGCGAACGCACCACGGTGCGCGCCGCTTCGATCGATTCCTTCATCACGTCGCCCAGGGTGCCGGTGCGGATCACGCCGCCCTTGCCCGGCATTTGCACCGCCTCGATGGTCAGCAGATCGCCGCCCACTTCGGTCCATGCCAGGCCGACCACCTGGCCGATCTGGTTCTCTTTCTCGGCCACGCCGAAATCGTAACGGCGCACGCCCAGGAACTTGTCGATGTTCTTGTTGTTGACCGTGACCTTTTTATCGGCTTTTTTCAACAGCAGCATCTTGACGACCTTGCGGCAGATCTTCGAGATTTCGCGCTCGAGCGAGCGCACGCCGGCTTCCCGGGTGTAGTAACGGATGATGTCGCGGATCGCACCTTCAGCGACGGCGATTTCTTCTTCCTTCAGGCCATTGGCCTTGATCTGCTTCGGCAGCAGGTAACGCTGGGCGATGCTGGTCTTTTCATCTTCCGTGTAACCGGACAGGCGAATGACTTCCATGCGGTCGAGCAGCGCCGGCGGAATGTTGAACGAATTCGAGGTCGCCACGAACATCACGTCCGACAGATCGAAGTCGACTTCGATGTAGTGGTCCGAGAACGTGTGATTCTGTTCCGGGTCCAGCACTTCGAGCAGGGCCGACGATGGATCGCCGCGGAAATCCGCACCCATCTTGTCGATTTCATCGAGCAGGAACAGCGGGTTGCGCACGCCGACTTTCGCCAGCGATTGCAGCACCTTGCCCGGCATCGAACCGATATACGTGCGGCGGTGGCCGCGGATCTCGGCTTCGTCACGCACGCCACCCAGGGCCATGCGCACGAACTTGCGGTTGGTGGCCTTGGCGATGGATTGGCCAAGCGAGGTCTTGCCCACGCCCGGAGGACCGACGAAGCACAGGATCGGCGCTTTCAGTTTGTCGACGCGTTGCTGGACCGCGAGGTATTCCAGAATGCGTTCTTTCACCTTGTCCAGACCATAGTGATCGCCTTCGAGCACTTTTTCGGCGTTCGACAGATCGTTATTGACCTTGGACTTTTTCTTCCACGGCAGATTGACCAGGGTATCGATGTAGTTACGCACGACAGTGGCTTCGGCCGACATCGGCGACATCAGCTTGAGCTTCTTGAGTTCGTTGGTAGCCTTGTCCAGCGCTTCCTTCGGCATCTTGGCGGCAATGACTTTTTTCTCGAGTTCATCGATATCGGCGCCATCTTCGCCCTCGCCCAGTTCTTTCTGGATCGCCTTGACCTGCTCGTTCAGATAGTACTCGCGCTGCGATTTTTCCATCTGGCGCTTGACGCGGCCGCGGATGCGTTTTTCCACTTGCAGGATGTCGAGCTCGCCTTCGAGCTGGCCGAGCAGATGCTCAAGACGCTTGGCGACGTTGAAGATTTCCAGGATCACCTGCTTCTGCTCAAGCTTGAGCGGCAGATGGGCGGCGACCGTATCGGCCAGGCGGCCGGCGTCGTCGATCCCTGCCAGCGAAGCGAGGATTTCAGGTGGAATTTTTTTGTTCAGTTTGACGTACTGGTCGAACTGCTGGACGATCGCGCGGCGCATCGCCTCGACTTCGGAATCGTCGCCGATTTCCGAATTGAG of the Massilia violaceinigra genome contains:
- a CDS encoding pentapeptide repeat-containing protein: MDTEGGSVDSVFIGCTIEHCSWYWGLFNCALFVNVKFTNCTFRGTSFGGCKFVECEFVDCHFVEDNLNGACSFNDNAWYKCTQTRCPGLEAEFLSRPPTARRPVAKYAKGRA
- a CDS encoding SurA N-terminal domain-containing protein, whose translation is MFEFIRNHKRWIQVMLVLLAASFLVVGGMATNENTDSTIEVANVNGKKITQPEWEDAQRKQIDRYRAMMGAQFDQKRFDTPEFKREILNNLVAQRAVETEIERSHLTVGDDVLVNTIQQDENFHTSGKFDVEVYKAALNNARMTAPQYEDSLRRSFALQQLTGTVQETAFVPRAIASRLSDMFDQEREVQEMLFPAKDQQAQVKVTDDMVKAFYDKNAALFQIPEKVKIEYIMFDAAAVEGLVSVTDAEVSEFYKSNLKRYTTPEDRQYSHIMFTVAKGASAADKAAAKAKAEAVLAELRKAPESFAEVAKARSQDVATAEQGGDLGQAKKGEFLSAALEPAVFKLKQGEISDVVESESGYHILTVTKLVPEVVKPFDEVKDAIVAEVKKPKMSKKYSELAQVFSETVYDQSDSLKPAADKLKLKIETIDNLSRTPNPALGNAPFNNAKFLNAVFSDSVLKNKHNTDAIQATPSTLIAARVLDYKPATKRPLAEVDTVIRARVAEQEAANLAKKAGEAKIAAAKASGDAAGFSEAKVVSRAAPTGINPTALQAVLKADASKLPAYVGVDLPGIGYGVYRIGKVAQAAKPDVARRAAEQQDIAQRIGQAEMHNYIDALKQKAKAKVTVKTEVAAADAPAAPAVK
- a CDS encoding HU family DNA-binding protein, coding for MNKTELIEEIAKSADITKASATRALDAMIDAVTASLQKNDSVTLVGFGTFSVGERAARTGRNPRTKEAIKIAAAKVPKFKAGKALKDAVN
- the lon gene encoding endopeptidase La — protein: MTTSKLTEQTTLPLLPLRDVVVFPHMVIPLFVGRPKSIKALEAAMEQGKSIMLAAQKAAAKDEPSASDIYEIGCVANILQMLKLPDGTVKVLVEGAQRARINHISDAPTHFIADLTPLNSEIGDDSEVEAMRRAIVQQFDQYVKLNKKIPPEILASLAGIDDAGRLADTVAAHLPLKLEQKQVILEIFNVAKRLEHLLGQLEGELDILQVEKRIRGRVKRQMEKSQREYYLNEQVKAIQKELGEGEDGADIDELEKKVIAAKMPKEALDKATNELKKLKLMSPMSAEATVVRNYIDTLVNLPWKKKSKVNNDLSNAEKVLEGDHYGLDKVKERILEYLAVQQRVDKLKAPILCFVGPPGVGKTSLGQSIAKATNRKFVRMALGGVRDEAEIRGHRRTYIGSMPGKVLQSLAKVGVRNPLFLLDEIDKMGADFRGDPSSALLEVLDPEQNHTFSDHYIEVDFDLSDVMFVATSNSFNIPPALLDRMEVIRLSGYTEDEKTSIAQRYLLPKQIKANGLKEEEIAVAEGAIRDIIRYYTREAGVRSLEREISKICRKVVKMLLLKKADKKVTVNNKNIDKFLGVRRYDFGVAEKENQIGQVVGLAWTEVGGDLLTIEAVQMPGKGGVIRTGTLGDVMKESIEAARTVVRSRANRLGIRNDVFEKADIHIHVPEGATPKDGPSAGIAMTTALVSVFTGIPVRADVAMTGEITLRGEVLPIGGLKEKLLAAHRGGIKTVLIPEQNVKDLADIPDNVKNKLEIVPVRWIDKVLEIALERMPTAVVEVPAVAAVAATTQVDGAAPQTDIVKH